The proteins below come from a single Chrysoperla carnea chromosome 1, inChrCarn1.1, whole genome shotgun sequence genomic window:
- the LOC123305199 gene encoding allantoicase-like has product MAPLIMDTRKKNNLPPKFTELNELCSQRNGGQILFATDDWFAPAECMLSDDEPVFKVGLYTDCGKWMDGWETRRKRIAGNDWCIIKLGVPGVIHGFDIDTCFFTGNYAPRFSIQAAKFEDNEILPIPSRDEDMLGKACTAEDIEQMKSLQLDQWTELIPMTPLNAGVEETRHNYFEIDSNEVWTHLRLNIFPDGGIARLRVYGEARPSFESVVGKEIDLLSMKNGGVCKGYSNAHFGHPRNLIRPGKGVNMGDGWETARRLDRPPVLECDDKGCLTLPGSEWALFRLGYMGTVNRLEVDTNHFKGNFPDSIKIEGAIMKPTREWNNRALAQTTWKTILPQTKLLPHHLHEFDKEDCQSQGPFTHVRITIAPDGGVSRVRIFGEVSGHLPR; this is encoded by the exons atggctCCTTTAATAATGGATACcagaaagaaaaacaatttgcCGCCAAAATTCACGGAACTAAATGAATTGTGTTCGCAAAGA AATGGCGGACAAATCTTATTTGCAACCGATGATTGGTTTGCTCCAGCAGAATGTATGTTATCAGACGATGAACCAGTCTTCAAAGTTGGTTTATACACAGATTGTGGAAAGTGGATGGACGGTTGGGAAACCAGACGTAAGCGCATTGCTGGAAATGATTGGTGCATCATAAAATTAGGAGTTCCCGGTGTTATCCATGGATTCGATATCGACACTTGCTTCTTTACTGGCAACTATGCACCACGTTTCTCAATTCAAGCCGCTAAATTTGAAGATAATGAAATCTTACCAATTCCATCACGGGATGAAGATATGTTAGGCAAAGCATGTACTGCTGAAGACATTGAACAAATGAAAAGTTTACAATTAGATCAATGGACCGAACTTATTCCAATGACACCATTAAATGCAGGTGTAGAAGAAACACgtcataattattttgaaattgactCAAATGAAGTATGGACACACCTAAGATTGAACATCTTCCCTGATGGAGGAATTGCTCGATTAAGAGTTTATGGTGAAGCACGACCAAGCTTTGAAAGTGTTGTTGGAAAAGAAATTGATTTACTATCAATGAAAAATGGAGGTGTATGTAAAGGATACTCAAACGCACATTTTGGACACCCACGTAATTTAATTCGACCTGGCAAGGGAGTAAACATGGGAGATGGATGGGAAACTGCAAGACGTTTAGATCGTCCCCCAGTATTGGAATGTGACGACAAAGGTTGTTTAACTTTACCTGGCAGTGAATGGGCACTCTTCCGTTTAGGTTACATGGGTACAGTTAACCGTTTAGAAGTTGATACCAACCATTTTAAAGGAAACTTCCcagattcaattaaaattgaaggTGCTATCATGAAACCAACTCGTGAATGGAATAACCGTGCATTAGCTCAAACCACATGGAAAACAATTTTACCTCAAACAAAATTGTTACCTCATCATCTACATGAATTCGATAAAGAAGACTGTCAGAGTCAAGGACCATTCACACATGTACGCATCACAATTGCACCTGATGGTGGTGTAAGTCGTGTTCGTATTTTTGGTGAAGTATCTGGACACCTTCCACGATAA